One genomic segment of Salinigranum rubrum includes these proteins:
- a CDS encoding L-threonylcarbamoyladenylate synthase, translating into MSPDAPTDDRVAAAASAIADGDLVVYPTETVYGLGADASDSKAVERVFETKGRSRDKPLSLGVPDVETARRYARLTPLDERFVRAFLPGPVTVVVETDPSLPEALTAGRDRVGLRIPDHEVALALYRAAKPLPVTATSANRSGSGSVRRVDDLAPAVRDACAVVLDGGETPGTESTVVDPGRGVVHRRGAHADRVEAWLADHADDDHAGHDG; encoded by the coding sequence GTGAGTCCCGACGCCCCCACCGACGACCGGGTCGCGGCCGCGGCCAGCGCCATCGCCGACGGCGACCTGGTGGTCTACCCGACGGAGACGGTGTACGGCCTCGGCGCGGACGCCTCTGACTCGAAAGCGGTCGAGCGCGTCTTCGAGACCAAGGGCCGCAGTCGGGACAAGCCGCTCTCGCTCGGCGTCCCCGACGTGGAGACCGCGCGGCGCTACGCGCGGCTCACGCCGCTCGACGAACGCTTCGTCCGAGCGTTCCTCCCTGGTCCCGTGACGGTCGTCGTCGAGACCGACCCGTCGCTCCCCGAGGCGCTCACCGCGGGCCGCGACCGCGTCGGCCTCCGCATCCCGGACCACGAGGTCGCCCTCGCGCTCTACCGGGCCGCGAAACCGCTCCCCGTCACGGCGACCAGCGCCAACCGCTCGGGCAGCGGGAGCGTCCGCCGCGTCGACGACCTTGCGCCTGCTGTTCGAGACGCCTGCGCGGTCGTCCTCGACGGCGGCGAGACGCCGGGGACGGAGAGCACCGTCGTCGACCCCGGCCGCGGCGTCGTCCACCGCCGCGGTGCCCACGCCGACCGGGTGGAGGCGTGGCTGGCCGACCACGCCGACGACGACCACGCCGGCCACGACGGGTAG
- a CDS encoding inorganic phosphate transporter codes for MVTTATLATFLVAAIASLFMAWAIGAGSSGSTPFAAAVGANAISVMRAGFVVGLLGFLGAVLQGANVTEAVGTELVANTTLTAPAVIVALLVAATLVALGVFAGYPIATAFTVTGAVVGAGLALGGDPAWAKYREIGALWVLTPFVGGGIAFSTAKFLRDERVPERLAVPFLAGLVGAIVVNINFAILPGPAGSGSITGTVVRLTVGVDPDPTVLLGIRLAATLVLSALVVVALAYEMADDEARGQQRFLLVLGALVAFSAGGSQVGLAIGPLVPLLGDFSVPLPAVLAGGGLGLLAGSWTGAPRMIKALAQDYSSLGPRRSIAAMIPSFAIAQTAVAFGIPVSFNEIIVSAIIGSGYAAVSEEGGGGVSAAKMGYTVLAWLGSLALAFGLSYGVFVLVDRLLLG; via the coding sequence ATGGTCACTACCGCGACTCTCGCGACGTTCCTCGTCGCCGCCATCGCCTCCCTGTTCATGGCGTGGGCCATCGGCGCGGGGTCGTCCGGGTCGACACCCTTCGCGGCGGCCGTCGGCGCGAACGCCATCTCGGTGATGCGGGCCGGCTTCGTCGTCGGCCTGCTCGGCTTCCTGGGTGCCGTGCTCCAGGGCGCGAACGTCACCGAAGCCGTCGGCACCGAACTCGTCGCGAACACGACGCTCACCGCCCCCGCCGTCATCGTCGCGCTGTTGGTCGCCGCCACGCTCGTCGCGCTCGGCGTCTTCGCGGGCTACCCCATCGCGACGGCCTTTACGGTCACCGGGGCCGTCGTCGGGGCCGGCCTCGCGCTCGGCGGCGACCCCGCGTGGGCGAAGTACCGCGAGATCGGTGCGCTCTGGGTGCTCACCCCGTTCGTCGGCGGCGGCATCGCCTTCTCCACGGCGAAGTTCCTCCGCGACGAGCGCGTCCCCGAGCGCCTCGCCGTTCCGTTCCTCGCGGGGCTGGTCGGCGCCATCGTCGTCAACATCAACTTCGCGATCCTCCCGGGCCCCGCCGGCAGCGGGTCGATCACGGGTACTGTCGTGCGTCTCACGGTCGGCGTCGATCCCGACCCGACGGTCTTGCTCGGTATCCGACTCGCCGCGACGCTCGTGCTCTCGGCGCTCGTCGTCGTCGCTCTCGCTTACGAGATGGCCGACGACGAGGCCCGCGGTCAGCAGCGGTTCCTCCTCGTACTCGGCGCGCTCGTCGCCTTCTCCGCCGGGGGGTCGCAGGTCGGCCTCGCCATCGGCCCGCTCGTTCCGCTTCTGGGCGACTTCTCGGTTCCCCTCCCGGCGGTGCTGGCCGGCGGCGGCCTCGGTCTCCTCGCCGGGTCGTGGACGGGTGCGCCCCGGATGATCAAGGCCCTCGCACAGGACTACTCCTCGCTGGGGCCGCGTCGCTCCATCGCGGCGATGATCCCCTCGTTCGCCATCGCACAGACGGCGGTCGCCTTCGGAATTCCCGTCTCGTTCAACGAGATCATCGTCAGCGCCATCATCGGGTCGGGCTACGCCGCCGTGAGCGAGGAGGGTGGCGGCGGCGTCAGCGCGGCGAAGATGGGCTACACCGTACTGGCGTGGCTCGGATCACTCGCGCTCGCCTTCGGGCTCTCCTACGGCGTCTTCGTGCTCGTCGACCGCCTCCTCCTCGGCTGA
- a CDS encoding cation diffusion facilitator family transporter, giving the protein MGSSTSVVLAALVANGAIAVMKFVGFLLTGSPSMLSETYHSISDTGNQVFLLIGIRYSGRDADRGHPFGYGKAQFFYAFLVSVLLFGIAGWESLKHGYDAVLHPAHAGGGSSFTLFGASIDPFYVNVVVLVGAIAFETYALVKANAELQRQITEYEWAGIVEAFKKTSDVTTLTAFTEDAIALGGAAIALVGIVLTRVTGNPIFDSASAVIIGLLLMGFALALAWENKRLLIGESLPRDVEERLRETIRTHEGVVHVDRFRTVFFGPGNVLVTADVSFDADTDTENIDDDITAIEEELRRVDGRVGMVYIEPEL; this is encoded by the coding sequence ATGGGCAGTAGCACCTCCGTCGTCCTCGCCGCGCTCGTCGCGAACGGCGCCATCGCGGTGATGAAGTTCGTCGGGTTCCTCCTCACCGGCAGTCCCTCGATGCTCTCGGAGACGTACCACTCCATCTCCGACACCGGCAATCAGGTCTTCCTCCTCATCGGTATCCGCTACAGCGGACGGGACGCCGACCGCGGCCACCCGTTCGGCTACGGCAAGGCGCAGTTCTTCTACGCGTTTCTGGTGTCGGTCCTCCTGTTCGGCATCGCCGGGTGGGAGTCGCTGAAACACGGCTACGACGCCGTCCTCCACCCGGCCCACGCCGGCGGCGGGTCGTCGTTCACGCTGTTCGGGGCGAGCATCGACCCCTTCTACGTGAACGTCGTCGTCCTCGTCGGCGCCATCGCCTTCGAGACGTACGCGCTCGTCAAGGCCAACGCCGAACTCCAGCGACAGATCACCGAGTACGAGTGGGCGGGCATCGTCGAGGCGTTCAAGAAAACGAGCGACGTCACCACGCTGACGGCGTTCACCGAGGACGCCATCGCGCTCGGCGGCGCCGCCATCGCCCTCGTCGGAATCGTCCTCACCCGGGTGACGGGTAACCCCATCTTCGACTCCGCCTCGGCCGTCATCATCGGCCTCCTCCTGATGGGCTTCGCGCTCGCGCTGGCGTGGGAGAACAAGCGGCTACTCATCGGCGAGTCGCTCCCGCGGGATGTCGAAGAACGGCTCCGCGAGACGATTCGGACCCACGAGGGCGTGGTCCACGTCGACCGCTTCCGGACGGTGTTCTTCGGTCCGGGGAACGTCCTCGTCACGGCCGACGTGAGCTTCGACGCCGACACCGACACCGAGAACATCGACGACGACATCACGGCCATCGAGGAGGAACTCAGGCGCGTCGACGGCCGGGTGGGGATGGTCTACATCGAACCCGAACTGTGA
- a CDS encoding hemolysin family protein, whose translation MGLPLHSMATLTQTAAGQVTDVLPVNNTTVTVGGIIAIVVLIALSAFFSSSEIAMFSLAKHRVDNMVEEGVPGAATVKELKEDPHRLLVTILVGNNIANIAMSSVATGLFGIYLSQGQAVLAATFGITALVLLFGESAPKSYAVENTESWAIRIARPLKLSEYLLFPLIVVFDYLTRVINRVTGGRSAIETTYVTRDEIQNMIETGEREGVIEEDEREMLDRIFRFNNTIAKEVMTPRLDMTAVPKDATLDEAIETCVQSDHERVPVYDGNLDNVIGIVNIRDLVREKNYGEGTARLTDLVQPTLHVPESKNVDELLQEIQKERMQMVVVIDEFGTTEGLITMEDMVEEIVGDILEGDEEEPFEFLPDGDCLVRGEVNIDEVNDVLEIELPEGEEFETLAGFIFNRAGRLVEEGEEITYENVVIRIEQVDNTRIMKARLSTLPEEDVDDADEPEAEVES comes from the coding sequence ATGGGTTTGCCGCTGCACTCGATGGCCACGCTCACGCAGACCGCCGCCGGACAGGTGACTGACGTGCTCCCGGTGAACAACACGACGGTCACGGTCGGTGGGATCATCGCAATCGTCGTCCTCATCGCCCTCTCGGCGTTCTTTTCGTCCTCGGAGATCGCGATGTTCTCGCTCGCGAAACACCGGGTCGACAACATGGTCGAGGAGGGGGTTCCCGGCGCGGCGACGGTCAAGGAGCTGAAGGAGGACCCTCACCGGCTCCTCGTCACCATCCTCGTCGGGAACAACATCGCGAACATCGCGATGTCGTCGGTGGCGACGGGGCTGTTCGGCATCTACCTCTCGCAGGGGCAGGCGGTGCTGGCCGCGACGTTCGGTATCACGGCCCTGGTGCTCCTCTTCGGGGAGTCGGCGCCGAAGTCGTACGCCGTCGAGAACACCGAGTCGTGGGCCATCCGCATCGCGCGTCCGCTGAAGCTCTCGGAGTACCTGCTTTTTCCCCTGATCGTCGTCTTCGACTACCTCACCCGGGTCATCAACCGCGTGACCGGTGGGCGTTCCGCGATAGAGACGACGTACGTCACCCGCGACGAGATTCAGAACATGATCGAGACCGGGGAGCGAGAGGGCGTCATCGAGGAGGACGAACGCGAGATGCTCGACCGCATCTTCCGCTTCAACAACACCATCGCCAAGGAGGTGATGACGCCTCGATTAGACATGACCGCGGTCCCGAAGGACGCCACGCTGGACGAGGCCATCGAGACGTGCGTCCAGTCCGACCACGAGCGCGTTCCCGTGTACGACGGCAACCTCGACAACGTCATCGGCATCGTCAACATCCGTGACCTCGTCCGCGAGAAGAACTACGGCGAGGGCACAGCACGGCTCACCGACCTCGTCCAGCCGACGCTGCACGTCCCCGAGTCGAAGAACGTCGACGAACTCCTCCAGGAGATCCAAAAGGAGCGAATGCAGATGGTCGTCGTCATCGACGAGTTCGGCACCACCGAGGGCCTCATCACCATGGAGGACATGGTCGAGGAAATCGTCGGCGACATCCTCGAAGGCGACGAGGAGGAACCGTTCGAGTTCCTCCCTGACGGCGACTGCCTCGTCCGTGGGGAGGTGAACATCGACGAGGTCAACGACGTGCTCGAGATCGAACTCCCCGAGGGCGAGGAGTTCGAGACGCTCGCCGGCTTCATCTTCAACCGCGCCGGCCGCCTCGTCGAGGAGGGCGAGGAGATAACCTACGAGAACGTCGTCATCCGCATCGAGCAGGTGGACAACACCCGCATCATGAAGGCGCGTCTCTCCACGCTCCCCGAAGAGGACGTCGACGACGCGGACGAGCCAGAGGCGGAAGTCGAGAGCTGA
- a CDS encoding ArsR/SmtB family transcription factor: protein MAGLLPSKPDIDPNDEPRVVGLDSDDADELIDALSSSTTREVLAALHEDPASASELATRVDTSLQNVQYHLRKLEDAGLVEVGDTVYSEKGREMNVYVPADRALVVVAGREEETTGLKAALSRLLGGVGVLGLASVVVDRLAREGPSVGFGTSAGGAGDAEGGGTGGGGADGGAAPPETPAGDAGASGGATPTPEPTATRTTTETATDVATETETGGGFEIAEATTTTTAPTEATTVTDAAAGTATPAPTAVPEATGTATEAATQTTTPLPEATRTATEAATQTPTVVVEATPEATAVTTAAAQPGVLDGLAASPGLLFFLGGTTVLLGGFALWWVRR, encoded by the coding sequence ATGGCCGGTCTCCTGCCCTCCAAACCCGACATCGACCCGAACGACGAGCCCCGGGTCGTCGGCCTCGACTCCGACGATGCGGACGAACTCATCGACGCCCTGTCGTCGTCGACGACGCGCGAAGTCCTCGCCGCCCTCCACGAGGACCCCGCCTCCGCGTCGGAACTCGCCACACGGGTCGATACCTCCCTCCAGAACGTCCAGTACCACCTCCGCAAACTCGAAGACGCCGGCCTCGTCGAGGTGGGCGACACGGTCTACTCCGAGAAGGGACGGGAGATGAACGTCTACGTCCCCGCCGACCGCGCGCTCGTCGTCGTCGCCGGCAGAGAAGAGGAGACAACGGGGCTGAAAGCCGCCCTCTCACGCCTCCTGGGTGGGGTGGGGGTGCTCGGTCTCGCCAGCGTCGTCGTCGACCGACTCGCGCGCGAGGGCCCTTCCGTCGGCTTCGGGACGAGTGCGGGCGGGGCCGGCGATGCAGAGGGTGGCGGTACGGGCGGCGGCGGTGCCGACGGCGGGGCCGCACCCCCCGAGACGCCGGCCGGTGACGCCGGTGCGAGCGGCGGCGCCACACCGACGCCCGAGCCGACGGCGACACGGACGACGACGGAGACGGCGACCGACGTCGCGACCGAGACCGAGACCGGCGGCGGATTCGAAATCGCGGAGGCGACGACGACCACCACTGCGCCGACGGAGGCAACGACGGTGACCGACGCGGCCGCGGGGACGGCGACGCCCGCGCCGACAGCGGTGCCCGAGGCGACGGGGACGGCGACCGAGGCCGCCACTCAGACCACGACGCCGCTGCCCGAGGCGACGCGGACAGCGACCGAGGCCGCCACCCAGACTCCGACGGTCGTCGTCGAGGCGACTCCCGAAGCGACCGCGGTCACCACGGCCGCGGCGCAGCCGGGCGTGCTCGACGGGCTCGCGGCCTCTCCCGGACTGCTGTTCTTCCTCGGTGGCACGACGGTGCTGCTCGGTGGGTTCGCACTCTGGTGGGTCCGACGCTAA
- a CDS encoding glutathione S-transferase N-terminal domain-containing protein, with translation MSDSTITLYRLQACPYCERVVRTLDEYDLDYASRFVEPMHGDRDVVKRVSGKRTVPAIVDENTGVTMSESANIVEYLEKTYGGSS, from the coding sequence ATGAGCGACTCGACCATCACCCTGTACCGACTGCAGGCGTGTCCGTACTGTGAGCGCGTCGTCCGGACGCTCGACGAGTACGACCTCGACTACGCCTCGCGGTTCGTCGAGCCGATGCACGGCGACCGAGACGTCGTCAAACGCGTCTCGGGCAAGCGAACGGTTCCCGCCATCGTCGACGAGAACACCGGCGTGACGATGTCCGAGTCCGCCAACATCGTCGAGTACCTCGAGAAGACATACGGGGGGAGTTCGTAG
- a CDS encoding redoxin domain-containing protein → MVDFDVVELPDAEHVDVDDTAPDFTRPLVNGEYWEDVSLSDLTAEGPVCLVFHPMDGAFPSTYMWNEIRDRGWGDSLTVVGVSISTPYEHKAFIHERGMDYRLFSDPSNAVGREYGIPNPMDGMTGVEEPRPAVFLLDSSRNVEYAWVASEWPDFPDYDAVEAAIEALD, encoded by the coding sequence ATGGTCGACTTCGACGTGGTGGAACTCCCCGACGCCGAACACGTCGACGTCGACGACACCGCCCCCGACTTTACCCGCCCGCTGGTGAACGGCGAGTACTGGGAGGACGTCTCCCTCTCGGACCTCACCGCAGAGGGTCCGGTCTGTCTCGTCTTCCATCCGATGGACGGCGCCTTCCCGTCGACGTACATGTGGAACGAGATTCGCGACCGCGGGTGGGGCGACTCCCTGACCGTGGTCGGCGTCTCCATCTCCACCCCCTACGAGCACAAGGCGTTCATCCACGAGCGGGGGATGGACTATCGGCTCTTCTCGGACCCTTCGAACGCCGTCGGGCGGGAGTACGGCATCCCCAACCCGATGGACGGCATGACGGGCGTCGAGGAGCCACGGCCCGCCGTGTTCCTCCTCGATTCGAGCCGGAACGTCGAGTACGCGTGGGTCGCCAGCGAGTGGCCCGACTTCCCCGACTACGACGCGGTCGAAGCAGCCATCGAGGCGCTCGACTGA
- a CDS encoding DUF7859 family protein, producing the protein MLPVALATGVVDALASDPILVALVVGLLLIVFFAYLYIRRTLMNLRDGYEDAYRGK; encoded by the coding sequence ATGCTCCCTGTCGCACTCGCGACTGGAGTCGTCGACGCGCTCGCGAGCGACCCCATCCTGGTCGCGCTCGTGGTCGGCCTTCTCCTGATCGTGTTCTTCGCGTACCTCTACATCCGGCGGACGCTCATGAATCTCCGCGACGGGTACGAGGACGCCTACCGCGGGAAGTAG
- a CDS encoding alpha/beta fold hydrolase — protein sequence MFDHFGLDEAPVVGSSMGGLWGLRFALAQPERVSALALLGCPALYPTTSAPVPMRLVTLPLLGPLLAATVMTAGDVDGARRTWRVLGHPEETTATLPDAFAEAWVRMDDLPHTTRSWVGLLRRAIRLRGARPEAAFRADDLRRVQSPVLLVWGRADPFGTVEQGRRGASFFPDATFHEVGVGHLPWLDDPETCGELVTGFLDRHG from the coding sequence GTGTTCGACCACTTCGGTCTCGACGAAGCACCCGTCGTTGGAAGCTCGATGGGCGGCCTCTGGGGGCTCCGATTCGCTCTCGCTCAGCCAGAACGAGTGTCCGCGCTCGCTCTGCTTGGCTGTCCCGCGCTCTACCCGACTACGAGCGCGCCGGTTCCGATGCGACTCGTCACGCTTCCCCTGCTCGGGCCACTCCTCGCCGCGACGGTAATGACCGCGGGTGACGTCGACGGGGCGCGGCGGACGTGGCGCGTCCTCGGTCACCCCGAAGAGACGACGGCGACTCTCCCCGACGCGTTCGCCGAGGCGTGGGTCCGGATGGACGACCTCCCTCACACCACCCGGTCGTGGGTGGGACTACTCCGGCGGGCCATCCGACTCCGGGGCGCTCGCCCCGAGGCAGCGTTCAGGGCTGACGACCTCAGGCGCGTCCAGTCGCCGGTTCTGCTCGTCTGGGGACGCGCCGACCCGTTCGGAACCGTCGAACAGGGGCGACGGGGCGCGTCGTTCTTCCCGGATGCGACGTTCCACGAGGTCGGCGTCGGCCACCTCCCGTGGCTCGACGACCCCGAAACGTGCGGCGAGTTGGTCACCGGGTTCCTCGACCGCCACGGCTGA
- a CDS encoding choice-of-anchor I family protein, which produces MRDSQQGSWFGRRAFLGLSGSTALALLAAPAAANSDATTADGGALSQAEGGAIPQSGLVHLESIGRYESGLFDEGGAEIVDYHPPTQRLFVINADIGGVDVLDVSDPTAPTKVAALDVAGELAGVSSANSVSVATETVAVAIEAENAQEPGQVGFYDPASLDLLGTATVGALPDKVTFTPDGQQALVANEAEPNDDYTVDPRGSVSIVDISAGADAATVSTAGFTQFDGQEEELRSRGIRVFGPGASASQDFEPEYVAVSDDSTTAWVSLQENNAIAEIDIESASVTKLLPLGFKDYSLPGNELDASNEDGGVNIRNWPIKGILQPDAIGAYSVGGETYLVTANEGDSRDYDGFSEESEVADLDLDPDAFDFDEIEGIDSVEELQRPENLGAKGVTTTLGDTDGDGQYEEIYVFGGRSFSIFSTDGERVFDSGSDFERITAERFPEEFNNDNAESDPDGRSDNKGPEPEGLTLGRIGDRHYAFIGLERVGGVMVYEITDPESPTFVQYINERDFSVDIEAEIVEGDAPSYAAGDLGPEGLAFATAEESPIGDPLVFVGHEISGTTTIFRVATTVVGVGSVALGNGAAGSVDLSLLSAMDGFSGARITVSVAHPDVAEIVSASYPEGVGLTRSPTVTEGESVELELVDVENSVTPGATDVPLASIKLTGVGAGTTDLVVEVEAFDDDAGESVDVATRNGLVVTGPPSVGGSGDEPTDLDGDGRYEDVNGNGRLDYDDVVLLFDQFESDSVRLNANAYDFNENGELDYDDIVDLYEET; this is translated from the coding sequence GTGAGAGATTCACAACAGGGCTCATGGTTCGGACGCCGGGCGTTCCTCGGCCTCTCCGGGAGTACCGCACTCGCACTGCTGGCCGCGCCGGCGGCCGCAAACAGCGACGCGACGACAGCGGACGGAGGGGCGCTCTCCCAGGCCGAGGGAGGGGCGATTCCACAGAGCGGGCTCGTCCACCTCGAATCGATCGGCCGGTACGAGTCGGGGCTGTTCGACGAGGGCGGGGCCGAAATCGTCGACTACCACCCGCCCACGCAGCGACTGTTCGTGATCAACGCCGACATCGGCGGCGTCGACGTGCTCGACGTCTCGGACCCGACAGCGCCGACGAAGGTCGCCGCGCTCGACGTGGCGGGCGAACTCGCCGGCGTGAGTAGCGCGAACAGCGTCTCGGTCGCCACGGAGACGGTCGCCGTCGCCATCGAGGCCGAGAACGCACAGGAACCGGGACAGGTCGGCTTCTACGACCCCGCTTCGCTCGACCTCCTCGGGACGGCGACGGTCGGGGCGCTCCCGGACAAGGTGACGTTCACCCCCGACGGGCAGCAGGCGCTCGTCGCCAACGAGGCGGAACCGAACGACGACTACACCGTCGACCCGCGGGGGTCGGTCAGCATCGTCGATATCTCGGCGGGCGCGGACGCGGCGACGGTCAGCACCGCGGGCTTCACCCAGTTCGACGGCCAGGAAGAGGAACTGCGGAGCCGAGGAATCAGGGTCTTCGGGCCGGGCGCGAGCGCCTCCCAGGACTTCGAGCCGGAGTACGTGGCCGTGAGCGACGACTCGACGACCGCGTGGGTCTCGCTGCAGGAGAACAACGCGATCGCCGAGATCGACATCGAGAGCGCCAGCGTCACGAAGCTCCTGCCGCTCGGGTTCAAAGACTACAGCCTCCCGGGGAACGAACTCGACGCCAGCAACGAGGACGGCGGCGTCAACATCCGGAACTGGCCCATCAAGGGCATCCTCCAGCCCGACGCCATCGGCGCGTACAGCGTCGGCGGCGAGACGTACCTCGTCACGGCCAACGAGGGCGACAGCCGCGACTACGACGGGTTCAGCGAGGAGAGCGAGGTCGCCGACCTCGACCTCGACCCCGACGCGTTCGACTTCGACGAGATAGAAGGGATCGACAGCGTCGAGGAGCTCCAGCGGCCCGAGAACCTCGGCGCGAAAGGCGTGACGACGACGCTCGGCGACACCGACGGCGACGGGCAGTACGAGGAGATATACGTCTTCGGCGGACGGTCGTTCAGCATCTTCAGCACCGACGGGGAGCGGGTGTTCGACAGCGGGAGCGACTTCGAGCGCATCACCGCCGAGCGGTTCCCCGAAGAGTTCAACAACGACAACGCCGAGAGCGACCCCGACGGCCGCAGCGACAACAAGGGTCCCGAACCCGAGGGGCTCACGCTCGGACGGATCGGCGACCGCCACTACGCGTTCATCGGGCTCGAACGCGTCGGCGGGGTGATGGTGTACGAGATCACCGACCCCGAGTCGCCGACGTTCGTCCAGTACATCAACGAGCGGGACTTCTCGGTCGATATCGAGGCGGAGATCGTCGAGGGCGACGCCCCGTCGTACGCCGCCGGCGACCTCGGCCCGGAAGGACTGGCCTTCGCGACCGCCGAGGAGAGCCCCATCGGCGACCCGCTCGTCTTCGTGGGTCACGAGATCAGCGGGACGACCACCATTTTCCGAGTGGCGACCACCGTCGTCGGCGTCGGTTCGGTCGCCCTCGGCAACGGCGCGGCGGGCAGCGTCGACCTCTCCTTGCTGTCGGCGATGGACGGCTTCTCCGGCGCTCGGATCACGGTCTCCGTCGCCCACCCGGACGTCGCCGAAATCGTGAGCGCGAGCTACCCCGAGGGGGTCGGCCTCACGCGGTCGCCGACGGTGACGGAGGGTGAGTCGGTCGAACTGGAACTCGTCGACGTCGAGAACAGCGTCACGCCGGGCGCGACGGACGTCCCGCTGGCGAGCATCAAACTCACCGGCGTCGGCGCGGGGACGACGGACCTCGTGGTCGAGGTGGAGGCGTTCGACGACGACGCCGGCGAGTCGGTCGACGTGGCGACGCGGAACGGGCTGGTCGTCACCGGTCCGCCGTCGGTGGGTGGCTCGGGCGACGAACCGACCGACCTCGACGGCGACGGCCGGTACGAGGACGTCAACGGGAACGGGAGGCTCGACTACGACGACGTCGTCCTGCTGTTCGACCAGTTCGAGTCCGACTCGGTTCGCCTGAACGCGAACGCCTACGACTTCAACGAGAACGGCGAACTCGACTACGACGACATCGTCGACCTCTACGAGGAGACCTGA
- a CDS encoding mechanosensitive ion channel family protein, whose protein sequence is MTLLQTGVEALNLDPLVLANAAVVLTLAYLAARGVTVVLSALAERASRRRITVAMFIPVAKFLIYGTAVYLVVGPLFQLSTTQLLAVSGLLGAALGFGLKDLFAGVIGGLVIILERPYQVGDKVAIGDHYGEVTDVGLRATTLTTPDDTAVRIPNAMLFTESVANANAGRPEMMVVVEVAVAPEADVARARAVVRDALVTSRYAFVDDDHPVAVFVEDETYYRTVRGKAYVADLREEFAFASDVTERALAAFEAEGIETPDPRVLAHGGAQG, encoded by the coding sequence GTGACGCTCCTGCAGACTGGGGTCGAGGCCCTCAATCTGGACCCGCTCGTTCTCGCCAACGCCGCGGTCGTGCTGACGCTGGCGTATCTGGCGGCACGCGGCGTCACGGTCGTCCTCTCGGCGCTCGCCGAACGTGCCTCGCGCCGACGGATCACCGTCGCGATGTTCATCCCCGTGGCGAAGTTCCTCATCTACGGGACCGCGGTGTACCTCGTGGTTGGGCCGCTCTTCCAGCTGTCGACGACCCAACTGTTGGCCGTCTCGGGCCTCCTCGGGGCGGCGCTCGGGTTCGGGCTGAAGGACCTCTTCGCCGGCGTCATCGGCGGGCTCGTCATCATCCTCGAACGGCCGTACCAGGTCGGCGACAAGGTGGCCATCGGCGACCACTACGGGGAGGTGACCGACGTCGGCCTCCGGGCGACGACGCTGACGACGCCCGACGACACCGCGGTCAGGATACCGAACGCGATGCTGTTCACCGAGAGCGTGGCGAACGCCAACGCGGGCCGCCCGGAGATGATGGTCGTCGTCGAGGTCGCGGTCGCGCCGGAGGCGGACGTGGCCCGCGCCAGGGCGGTCGTCCGGGACGCGCTCGTCACCTCGCGGTACGCGTTCGTCGACGACGACCACCCGGTCGCGGTGTTCGTCGAGGACGAGACCTACTACCGGACGGTCCGCGGCAAGGCGTACGTGGCTGATCTGCGCGAGGAGTTCGCGTTCGCCTCCGACGTGACCGAACGGGCGCTCGCGGCCTTCGAGGCGGAGGGCATCGAGACGCCCGACCCTCGCGTCCTGGCGCACGGGGGAGCGCAGGGATAG
- a CDS encoding metallophosphoesterase yields the protein MLVAVSDTHARSGHKLTGRTLEAVREAEMVVHAGDFNREPALDAFCDVATDLHGVYGNTDSPAVRERLPVARNLEYEGLRFAVTHTREGGPTALSLFGRERGADVVVFGHSHRPTLDVSGPVALLNPGSHAQPRGNRPGHAELEPVAGGLRCRLVTPDGEVFAEETLVASG from the coding sequence ATGCTCGTCGCCGTCTCCGACACGCACGCCCGCTCGGGTCACAAGCTCACCGGACGGACGCTGGAGGCCGTCCGCGAGGCAGAGATGGTCGTTCACGCGGGCGATTTCAACCGCGAACCCGCCCTCGACGCGTTCTGCGACGTCGCGACCGACCTCCACGGCGTCTACGGCAACACCGACAGCCCCGCCGTCCGCGAGCGCCTCCCCGTCGCGCGGAACCTCGAGTACGAGGGGCTCCGTTTCGCGGTCACCCACACCCGCGAGGGCGGACCGACGGCGCTGTCGCTGTTCGGCCGCGAGCGCGGCGCCGACGTGGTCGTCTTCGGCCACTCACACCGCCCGACGCTCGACGTCTCCGGGCCGGTCGCGCTGCTCAACCCCGGGAGCCACGCCCAGCCTCGGGGAAACCGACCCGGTCACGCGGAACTCGAACCCGTCGCGGGAGGGCTTCGCTGTCGGCTGGTGACGCCCGACGGCGAGGTGTTCGCCGAGGAGACGCTCGTCGCGAGCGGCTGA